In Archangium violaceum, the following are encoded in one genomic region:
- a CDS encoding SRPBCC family protein → MLKKVVLALVVLIVGLGALIASRPSTFRVERSITMAAPAEIPFGAVNDFHKWRFWSPWDALDPKMQVTFDGPYAGPGATYAWSGNDQVGKGKMSNLEAQPYDSIRIQLEFLEPWPASNITTFTYKPVPEGVQVTWAMEGNNNFMGKAFSLFMDMDGMVGKDFEKGLATLKKLSEEEAKNRREREALLKAREEAEAAKAAAAQAEQSAPTQTATPTP, encoded by the coding sequence AAGGTCGTCCTCGCGCTCGTGGTCCTCATCGTGGGACTCGGCGCCCTGATCGCGTCGCGGCCGTCCACCTTCCGCGTCGAGCGGTCGATCACCATGGCCGCCCCCGCCGAGATTCCCTTTGGCGCGGTGAACGACTTCCACAAGTGGCGCTTCTGGTCGCCGTGGGATGCGCTCGACCCGAAGATGCAGGTGACCTTCGATGGACCCTACGCGGGTCCCGGCGCCACCTACGCCTGGAGCGGCAATGATCAGGTCGGCAAGGGGAAGATGAGCAACCTGGAGGCCCAGCCCTACGACAGCATCCGCATCCAGCTCGAGTTCCTCGAGCCCTGGCCGGCCTCCAACATCACGACGTTCACGTACAAGCCCGTGCCCGAGGGCGTCCAGGTGACCTGGGCCATGGAGGGGAACAACAACTTCATGGGCAAGGCCTTCTCCCTGTTCATGGACATGGACGGGATGGTCGGGAAGGACTTCGAGAAGGGCCTGGCCACCCTCAAGAAGCTGTCCGAGGAGGAGGCGAAGAACCGGCGTGAGCGGGAAGCGCTCCTCAAGGCCAGGGAAGAGGCCGAGGCGGCCAAGGCCGCCGCCGCGCAGGCGGAGCAATCCGCGCCGACCCAGACGGCAACGCCCACGCCGTAG